One segment of Variovorax paradoxus DNA contains the following:
- a CDS encoding transglutaminase family protein, protein MLLQVTHETRYEYAPPVETAQHLAHLKPLATDSQRLVSHRLAIEPPPAQRNEQADLYGNTRAFFALEATHDRLVVTAESVVETSVPVLSPAVARELPWESVRERFRFRKDAAFDAASEFVFPSPYVPRHDDFAAYARASFAPGRPAFDVAMDLTERMYEDFAYDADSTEINTPAVEALAQRKGVCQDFAHIMIACFRTMGLPARYVSGYLLTQPPPGQPRLVGADASHAWVSVYLPGEESGDPGGWADFDPTNGRQPGEDYVTLAIGRDYSDVSPMRGVLHGGARHTLRVGVTVQPVGEAAGEPAQTQTQSPSQDKESP, encoded by the coding sequence ATGCTGCTTCAAGTCACCCACGAAACGCGCTACGAGTATGCGCCGCCGGTCGAAACGGCCCAGCATCTCGCCCACCTGAAGCCGCTCGCCACCGATTCGCAGCGGCTCGTGAGCCACAGGCTCGCCATCGAACCCCCTCCCGCGCAACGCAACGAACAGGCCGACCTGTACGGCAACACGCGCGCCTTCTTTGCGCTCGAGGCCACGCACGACCGCCTGGTGGTCACCGCCGAAAGCGTGGTCGAGACCTCTGTGCCCGTGCTCTCGCCCGCCGTGGCGCGCGAGCTGCCCTGGGAAAGCGTTCGCGAGCGTTTCCGCTTCCGCAAGGACGCCGCCTTCGACGCCGCGTCCGAATTCGTCTTTCCGTCGCCCTACGTGCCGCGGCACGACGACTTCGCGGCCTACGCGCGCGCCAGCTTCGCACCGGGCCGCCCGGCCTTCGATGTGGCGATGGACCTCACCGAGCGCATGTACGAGGACTTCGCGTACGACGCCGACAGCACCGAGATCAACACGCCCGCGGTCGAGGCGCTCGCGCAGCGCAAGGGCGTGTGCCAGGACTTCGCCCACATCATGATCGCGTGCTTCCGCACCATGGGCCTGCCCGCGCGCTACGTGAGCGGCTACCTGCTCACGCAGCCGCCGCCCGGCCAGCCCCGGCTGGTCGGCGCCGATGCCTCGCATGCGTGGGTGTCGGTCTACCTCCCTGGCGAGGAAAGCGGAGACCCCGGCGGCTGGGCCGACTTCGACCCCACCAACGGCCGCCAGCCCGGCGAGGACTACGTCACGCTGGCCATCGGTCGCGACTACTCCGACGTGTCGCCGATGCGCGGCGTACTCCATGGCGGCGCAAGGCACACGCTGCGGGTCGGCGTGACCGTGCAGCCAGTGGGGGAAGCGGCTGGGGAGCCCGCGCAAACACAGACACAATCGCCTTCCCAAGACAAGGAGTCTCCATGA
- a CDS encoding basic amino acid ABC transporter substrate-binding protein, which translates to MPGIAISRRFALTAAGLCVALAMTACSKQEGDAPASANPAPPVPARVLVVGTDAAYTPFESQNDKGEIVGFDIDVVNAVAKKAGLEVKFVNTPWEGIFNALEQGDRDLLVSAITITDERRQTMDFSQPYFDARQLIAVRNDSPVAKFDDIKTMKVGVQNGTTGDEVVGKLLGKSSTSIKRFESTPLALKELEAGGVQAVVADNGVVVHYLANNTAGGFRTVSDASFPVEKYGIAVKRGNAQLLAKLNQGLEGIRADGTYAKIYASHFGNEPK; encoded by the coding sequence ATGCCAGGCATCGCGATTTCCCGTCGCTTCGCACTCACCGCCGCAGGCCTGTGCGTCGCACTTGCCATGACCGCCTGCAGCAAGCAGGAAGGCGACGCGCCGGCCAGCGCGAACCCGGCCCCGCCGGTTCCGGCGCGCGTGCTCGTGGTCGGCACCGACGCCGCCTACACGCCCTTCGAGTCGCAGAACGACAAGGGCGAGATCGTCGGCTTCGACATCGACGTGGTCAACGCGGTGGCGAAGAAGGCCGGACTCGAGGTCAAGTTCGTGAACACGCCTTGGGAAGGCATCTTCAACGCGCTCGAACAGGGCGACCGCGACCTGCTTGTATCGGCCATCACCATCACCGACGAGCGCCGCCAGACGATGGACTTCTCGCAGCCCTACTTCGACGCCAGGCAGCTGATCGCGGTGCGCAACGATTCGCCGGTGGCGAAGTTCGACGACATCAAGACGATGAAGGTCGGCGTGCAGAACGGCACGACCGGCGACGAAGTGGTGGGCAAGCTGCTGGGCAAGTCGAGCACCAGCATCAAGCGCTTCGAGTCGACGCCGCTCGCGCTCAAGGAGCTGGAAGCCGGCGGCGTGCAGGCCGTGGTGGCCGACAACGGCGTGGTGGTGCACTACCTCGCCAACAACACCGCCGGCGGCTTCAGGACGGTGAGCGACGCGAGCTTCCCGGTCGAGAAGTACGGCATTGCCGTCAAGCGCGGCAACGCCCAGCTGCTGGCCAAGCTCAACCAGGGTCTCGAGGGCATCCGCGCCGATGGCACCTACGCGAAGATCTACGCCTCGCACTTCGGCAACGAGCCGAAGTAG
- a CDS encoding circularly permuted type 2 ATP-grasp protein, translating to MEPLNESLFDAQALDFPAALASALAPAALPGHFDELRGQATAAASVRPAPGAAPAPAAAPLLYDAAAERPAVTQSPSQSQSQSQSRQGASGEQPPLTPAWNAFFEQLGPGGFNDLPRRAVSLERQIRDNGVTYNVYADADGPQRPWSLDLFPLIVSPESWSQIEAGVLQRVRVLDRVMADVYGPQQLLAEGLIPPALVRGHPGYLRALHGVKPPGDTWLHIAAFDLARGPDGNWWVVSQRTQAPSGLGYLLENRLAITRQFPQAFEALHVQRLAATYSAMMEGLQRMCPAGVPPHIALLTPGPYNETYFEHAYLARYLGITLVEGNDLTVRDQRLYLKTLQGLRPVHGLIKRLDDQFLDPLELRPDSTLGVPGLLQAIRAGNVLVANMPGSAFLESPALLGFLPGLARRLIGEKLKLPALPTWWCGERAALEAVLPQLGDCAIKPTYPGFDGRATFDAVLGSQLGRRELDEWAGRIVREGDVHTVQGALPLSQMPTWAADMGPGHIAPRAVLLRVFAVSDGAQSWRVLPGGLARLAGPDAQIASMQRGGSSADVWVQTHGEVDRTTLLQPHATPASLARHRAPVTSRAAENMFWLGRYTERAENAVRLARLTLNLLGGEDQSSRPLLEWLHRLALRNALVPAEVPSAPQSRRVFERALIAELGDVARGGSVGYSLKCIRQAAAAVRERLSQDNWNQIVRTEAEFLRRAAEQAGEGSFAASAALRALESASTALAAMTGAQTDRMTRDDAWRLLSIGRHIERLGFLANALEAGFENGAVHEVSGFEAMVALFDSTITFHARYQQRRDVATMVDLLVLDAENPRSLAWVTQTLRGRIARLAGSAPGKLTALSYELPDPATWTLEHLCAAGPDANYPALVELLASCETAAYHVSDAIGTRYFTLTSESLRSVGA from the coding sequence GTGGAACCCCTGAACGAATCCCTGTTCGACGCCCAGGCCCTGGACTTTCCGGCTGCCCTGGCGTCGGCACTCGCCCCTGCCGCCCTGCCCGGCCATTTCGACGAACTGCGCGGCCAGGCCACTGCGGCAGCATCCGTGCGGCCGGCGCCGGGCGCCGCGCCAGCTCCTGCGGCAGCGCCGCTGCTGTACGACGCCGCGGCCGAACGGCCGGCCGTGACGCAGTCTCCATCCCAGTCGCAGTCACAGTCGCAATCCCGGCAGGGCGCGTCCGGCGAGCAACCGCCGCTCACGCCCGCCTGGAACGCCTTCTTCGAACAGCTCGGCCCGGGCGGCTTCAACGACCTGCCGCGCCGGGCGGTCAGCCTGGAGCGGCAGATCCGCGACAACGGCGTCACCTACAACGTCTACGCCGACGCCGACGGTCCGCAGCGGCCCTGGTCGCTCGACCTGTTCCCGCTGATCGTCTCGCCCGAGAGCTGGAGCCAGATCGAGGCCGGCGTGCTGCAGCGGGTGCGCGTGCTGGACCGCGTGATGGCCGACGTCTACGGCCCGCAGCAGCTGCTGGCGGAAGGCCTCATTCCGCCGGCGCTGGTGCGCGGACACCCCGGCTACCTGCGCGCCCTGCATGGCGTGAAGCCGCCGGGCGACACCTGGCTGCACATCGCCGCCTTCGACCTCGCCCGCGGCCCCGACGGCAACTGGTGGGTGGTGTCGCAGCGCACGCAGGCGCCCTCGGGCCTGGGCTACCTGCTCGAGAACCGCCTGGCCATCACGCGCCAGTTTCCGCAGGCCTTCGAGGCACTGCATGTGCAGCGCCTGGCCGCCACCTACAGCGCCATGATGGAAGGGCTGCAGCGCATGTGCCCGGCCGGCGTGCCGCCGCACATCGCGCTGCTCACGCCGGGGCCGTACAACGAGACCTACTTCGAGCACGCCTACCTTGCGCGCTACCTGGGCATCACGCTGGTCGAGGGCAACGACCTCACCGTGCGCGACCAGCGCCTGTACCTGAAGACGCTGCAGGGCCTGCGCCCGGTGCACGGCCTCATCAAGCGGCTGGACGACCAGTTCCTCGACCCGCTCGAGCTTCGCCCCGATTCCACGCTCGGCGTGCCTGGCCTGCTGCAGGCCATCCGCGCGGGCAACGTGCTGGTGGCCAACATGCCGGGCTCGGCTTTCCTCGAATCGCCCGCGCTGCTGGGCTTCCTGCCCGGGCTGGCACGCCGCCTGATCGGCGAGAAGCTCAAGCTGCCGGCGCTGCCCACCTGGTGGTGCGGCGAGCGCGCCGCGCTCGAGGCCGTGCTGCCGCAGCTCGGCGACTGCGCCATCAAGCCCACCTACCCCGGCTTCGACGGCCGCGCCACCTTCGACGCGGTGCTCGGCAGCCAGCTCGGCCGGCGCGAGCTCGACGAATGGGCCGGCCGCATCGTGCGCGAAGGCGACGTGCACACCGTGCAGGGCGCCCTGCCGCTGTCGCAGATGCCCACCTGGGCCGCCGACATGGGCCCCGGCCACATCGCGCCGCGCGCGGTGCTGCTGCGCGTGTTCGCGGTGAGCGACGGCGCGCAGTCCTGGCGTGTGCTGCCCGGCGGCCTGGCCCGGCTCGCGGGGCCCGACGCGCAGATCGCCTCCATGCAGCGCGGCGGCAGCAGTGCCGACGTGTGGGTGCAGACGCACGGCGAGGTCGATCGCACCACGCTGCTGCAGCCGCACGCGACGCCGGCCTCGCTTGCACGGCACCGTGCGCCCGTCACCAGCCGCGCCGCGGAGAACATGTTCTGGCTCGGCCGCTACACCGAGCGCGCCGAGAACGCGGTGCGTCTGGCGCGTCTCACGCTCAACCTGCTGGGCGGCGAAGACCAGTCGTCCCGTCCGCTGCTCGAATGGCTCCACCGCCTGGCGCTGCGCAATGCGCTGGTGCCGGCCGAAGTGCCGAGCGCGCCGCAGTCGCGCCGCGTGTTCGAGCGCGCGCTGATCGCAGAACTCGGCGACGTGGCGCGCGGCGGCAGCGTCGGCTACAGCCTCAAGTGCATCCGGCAGGCCGCGGCCGCCGTGCGCGAGCGCCTGTCGCAGGACAACTGGAACCAGATCGTCCGCACCGAGGCCGAATTCCTGCGCCGCGCGGCCGAGCAGGCCGGCGAAGGCAGCTTTGCGGCCAGCGCCGCGCTGCGCGCACTCGAATCGGCCAGCACTGCGCTGGCCGCCATGACCGGCGCACAGACCGACCGCATGACGCGCGACGACGCCTGGCGGCTGCTGTCCATCGGCCGCCACATCGAGCGCCTCGGCTTCCTGGCGAACGCGCTGGAGGCCGGCTTCGAGAACGGCGCGGTGCACGAAGTGAGCGGCTTCGAGGCCATGGTGGCGCTGTTCGACAGCACCATCACCTTCCATGCGCGCTACCAGCAGCGCCGCGACGTCGCCACCATGGTCGACCTGCTGGTGCTCGACGCCGAGAATCCACGCTCGCTCGCATGGGTCACGCAGACGCTGCGCGGGCGCATCGCGCGGCTGGCCGGAAGCGCGCCCGGCAAGCTCACCGCGCTGTCGTACGAACTGCCCGATCCGGCCACGTGGACGCTCGAACATCTCTGCGCCGCGGGCCCCGACGCCAACTACCCGGCGCTGGTCGAGCTGCTCGCCAGCTGCGAAACAGCCGCTTACCACGTGAGCGATGCCATCGGCACGCGCTACTTCACGCTGACCTCAGAATCGCTGCGCTCCGTCGGAGCTTGA
- a CDS encoding DUF2126 domain-containing protein → MSIHAALHHVTHYKYDRLVQLGPQVVRLRPAPHCRSNVISYSLRVEPAEHFVNWMQDPFANYQARLVFPEKTREFKVTVDLVVEMAVYNPFDFFLEPQAENFPFKYTPSQAEELAPYLVADPVTPLLEAYLDKVERKEQRTIDFLVGLNQQVQQDVNYLIRMEPGVQTPEETLASGSGSCRDSGWLLVQLLRHMGLAARFVSGYLIQLTPDVKSLDGPSGTTVDFTDLHAWCEVFLPGAGWIGLDATSGLMAGEGHIPLACTPTPSSAAPIEGGVDESEVEFSHEMKVTRIYESPRVTKPYTEEQWAEVLALGDAVDARLKAGDVRLTMGGEPTYVATSDRDAPEWNTDALGPTKRGYATELVHKLRAEYGNGGFLHFGQGKWYPGEQLPRWALSIFWRADGQTLWHDPALFADERHPTHYTSEDARRFTNLLAHKLGLTERYIQPGYEDIYYYLWRERRLPVNVDPFDSKLDDELERVRLRRVFTQKLDAVIGYMLPIEPGNANRDAPALAGPAWKTGPWFMRDDRLYLIPGDSPMGYRLPLDSQPWASKGDYPYLVERDPTAPRGALPTSADYRARYAAATPNAGGTNATGASPGDVPYAFGMPPAVPASLRMQMPGATGDAAAAAASADTTATRQPLRGESAHWVTRTALCVEVRDPRRANGPAAEKVGSASGVLYVFMPPLARLEDYLDLVAAVEATARELGVRIVMEGYPPPRDPRLKMLAVTPDPGVIEVNIHPAHDWKELVAHTEFLYNAAFETRLSAEKFMTDGRHTGTGGGNHFVMGGATPADSPFLRRPELLASLLLYWHNHPSLSYLFSGMFIGPTSQAPRVDEARNDQVYELEIALKEIAKNREIHGQNMPAWLVDRTLRNILIDVSGNTHRSEFCIDKLYSPDSSTGRLGLLELRAFEMPPHARMSIAQQLLIRALVARFWDEPYKAPVTRWGTELHDRFLLPTFVKMDFDDVISEMRQAGFAFDPDWFAPHFEFRFPMVGQVQAMGVELSLRNALEPWHVMGEEGSAGGTVRYVDSSLERIEVRVTGLNESRHVVTVNGKVLPLQPTGVTGEFVAGVRYKAWNPPSALHPSIGAHAPLTFDLVDTWMKRSLGGCQYFVAHPGGRNYDTFPVNAYEAESRRHSRFARTGHTPGLMRTPPATIELPGSREFPFTLDLRR, encoded by the coding sequence ATGTCCATTCACGCCGCTCTCCACCACGTCACCCATTACAAGTACGACCGCCTGGTGCAGCTGGGCCCGCAGGTCGTGCGCTTGAGGCCCGCGCCGCATTGCCGAAGCAACGTCATCTCCTACTCGCTGCGCGTCGAGCCCGCCGAGCACTTCGTCAACTGGATGCAGGACCCGTTCGCCAACTACCAGGCGCGGCTGGTGTTCCCCGAGAAGACGCGCGAGTTCAAGGTCACGGTCGACCTCGTGGTCGAGATGGCGGTGTACAACCCCTTCGACTTCTTCCTTGAGCCGCAGGCCGAGAACTTTCCTTTCAAGTACACGCCCTCGCAGGCCGAGGAACTCGCGCCCTACCTCGTGGCCGACCCGGTCACGCCGCTGCTGGAGGCCTACCTCGACAAGGTCGAGCGCAAGGAGCAGCGCACCATCGACTTCCTGGTGGGCCTGAACCAGCAGGTGCAGCAAGACGTCAACTACCTCATCCGCATGGAACCCGGCGTGCAGACGCCGGAAGAAACACTCGCCAGCGGCAGCGGCTCGTGCCGCGACTCGGGCTGGCTGCTGGTGCAGCTGCTGCGCCACATGGGGCTGGCCGCGCGCTTCGTCTCGGGCTACCTGATCCAGCTCACGCCCGACGTGAAGTCGCTCGACGGCCCGAGCGGCACCACGGTCGACTTCACCGACCTGCATGCCTGGTGCGAGGTGTTCCTGCCGGGCGCCGGCTGGATCGGGCTGGACGCCACCTCGGGCCTGATGGCCGGCGAAGGCCACATTCCGCTGGCCTGCACGCCCACGCCGTCGAGCGCCGCGCCCATCGAGGGCGGCGTGGACGAGTCGGAGGTCGAGTTCAGCCATGAGATGAAGGTCACGCGCATCTACGAATCGCCGCGCGTCACCAAGCCCTACACCGAAGAGCAATGGGCCGAGGTGCTCGCGCTCGGCGACGCGGTCGATGCGCGTCTGAAGGCCGGCGACGTGCGCCTGACGATGGGTGGCGAACCCACCTACGTGGCCACCAGCGACCGCGATGCGCCCGAATGGAACACCGACGCGCTCGGCCCGACCAAGCGCGGGTACGCCACCGAACTGGTCCACAAGCTGCGCGCCGAATACGGCAACGGCGGCTTCCTGCATTTCGGCCAGGGAAAGTGGTACCCGGGCGAGCAGCTGCCGCGCTGGGCGCTGTCGATCTTCTGGCGCGCCGACGGCCAGACGCTGTGGCATGACCCCGCGCTTTTCGCGGACGAGCGCCATCCCACGCATTACACGAGCGAGGACGCGCGCCGCTTCACCAATCTGCTGGCGCACAAGCTCGGCCTGACCGAGCGCTACATCCAGCCCGGCTACGAGGACATCTACTACTACCTGTGGCGCGAACGCCGCCTGCCGGTGAATGTCGACCCCTTCGACTCGAAGCTCGACGACGAACTCGAACGCGTGCGCCTGCGACGGGTGTTCACCCAGAAGCTGGACGCCGTCATCGGCTACATGCTGCCGATCGAGCCCGGCAATGCGAACCGCGACGCGCCGGCGCTCGCCGGCCCGGCCTGGAAGACCGGCCCGTGGTTCATGCGCGACGACCGCCTGTACCTGATCCCGGGCGACTCGCCCATGGGCTATCGCCTGCCGCTCGACTCGCAGCCGTGGGCCAGCAAGGGCGACTATCCGTACCTGGTCGAGCGCGATCCGACCGCGCCGCGCGGCGCGCTGCCGACGTCGGCGGACTATCGGGCGCGCTATGCGGCAGCCACGCCCAATGCAGGCGGCACGAACGCAACCGGCGCGAGCCCTGGCGACGTCCCCTACGCCTTCGGCATGCCGCCCGCCGTGCCCGCCTCGCTGCGCATGCAGATGCCGGGCGCCACCGGTGACGCAGCCGCGGCAGCAGCTTCGGCGGACACGACGGCCACGCGCCAGCCGCTGCGCGGCGAGTCCGCCCACTGGGTCACGCGCACCGCGCTGTGCGTCGAGGTGCGCGATCCGCGCCGCGCCAACGGCCCGGCCGCCGAGAAGGTAGGCAGCGCGTCGGGCGTTCTCTATGTCTTCATGCCGCCGCTGGCGCGCCTGGAGGACTACCTCGACCTCGTCGCGGCCGTCGAAGCCACCGCGCGCGAGCTGGGCGTGCGCATCGTGATGGAAGGCTATCCGCCGCCGCGCGACCCGCGCCTGAAGATGCTGGCCGTCACGCCCGATCCGGGCGTGATCGAAGTCAACATCCACCCGGCCCATGACTGGAAGGAACTGGTCGCGCACACCGAGTTCCTCTACAACGCCGCGTTCGAGACGCGTCTGTCGGCCGAGAAGTTCATGACCGACGGGCGCCACACCGGCACCGGCGGCGGCAACCACTTCGTGATGGGCGGTGCCACGCCGGCCGACAGCCCCTTCCTGCGGCGGCCCGAGCTGCTGGCAAGCCTCCTGCTTTACTGGCACAACCATCCGTCGCTGAGCTATCTGTTCTCGGGCATGTTCATCGGACCGACGAGCCAGGCGCCGCGCGTGGACGAGGCGCGCAACGACCAGGTCTACGAGCTCGAAATCGCGCTGAAGGAGATCGCGAAGAACCGCGAGATCCATGGCCAGAACATGCCGGCGTGGCTGGTCGACCGCACGCTGCGCAACATCCTGATCGACGTGTCGGGCAACACGCACCGCAGCGAGTTCTGCATCGACAAGCTGTATTCGCCCGACTCGAGCACCGGCCGCCTCGGCCTGCTGGAGCTGCGCGCCTTCGAGATGCCGCCGCATGCCCGCATGAGCATCGCGCAACAGCTGCTCATCCGCGCGCTGGTGGCCCGTTTCTGGGACGAGCCCTACAAGGCGCCCGTCACGCGGTGGGGCACCGAGCTGCACGACCGCTTCCTGCTGCCGACCTTCGTCAAGATGGACTTCGACGACGTCATCAGCGAGATGCGCCAGGCCGGCTTCGCCTTCGACCCCGACTGGTTCGCGCCGCACTTCGAGTTCCGCTTCCCGATGGTGGGCCAGGTGCAGGCCATGGGCGTGGAACTGTCGCTGCGCAACGCGCTGGAACCGTGGCACGTGATGGGCGAGGAAGGCTCGGCCGGCGGCACGGTGCGCTACGTGGATTCGTCGCTCGAGCGCATCGAGGTGCGCGTGACGGGCCTCAACGAAAGCCGCCACGTCGTCACCGTCAACGGCAAGGTGCTGCCGCTGCAGCCCACCGGCGTCACCGGCGAGTTCGTGGCCGGCGTGCGCTACAAGGCCTGGAACCCGCCGTCGGCGCTGCATCCGAGCATCGGGGCCCATGCGCCGCTGACCTTCGACCTGGTCGACACCTGGATGAAGCGGTCATTGGGCGGCTGCCAGTACTTCGTGGCGCATCCGGGGGGCCGCAACTACGACACCTTCCCGGTGAACGCCTACGAGGCCGAAAGCCGCCGGCATTCGCGCTTCGCGCGCACCGGCCACACGCCGGGCCTGATGCGCACGCCGCCGGCCACCATCGAGTTGCCGGGCAGCCGCGAATTCCCGTTCACGCTGGATCTGAGGCGCTGA
- a CDS encoding DNA internalization-related competence protein ComEC/Rec2 codes for MVGSLLGAALQLQQPVLWPAWLYATLLMLALAGTVGSARLARWGVLIAFACGAMIGAGLAGWRATAYAQDALNPALEGHSIEVTGLVADMPQHTESGTRFRLDVESARWPGAADAVPPVVPARIALGWYAEDLPTVPHAGDRWRFTVRLKAPHGNRNPHGFDSELWMWEQGLHASGHVRTGARDAPPALLAATWRRPIERSREAVRDAVFERVPDRAQAGVIAALVTGDQGAIDRAGWDVFRATGVAHLMSISGLHITMFAWLAAHFVGLLWRRSTRLMLCVPAQQAALVGGVLLAALYALFSGWGVPSQRTVWMLCAVALLRLAGRRWPWPHVWLLTATVVVAADPWALMQAGFWLSFVAVGVLFASDASVPGEKRTGPRFRFWQFLREQWAITLAITPLSLLLFQQVSLVGLLANAVAIPWVTLVVTPLAMLGVAAPPLWDLCALAVKLLSLLLQWLAGWPYATLSMAASPWWMAAAGVAGGALLAMRLPWSLRALGLPLLLPVLLWQAPRPVQGEFELLGADIGQGNAVLVRTASHSLLYDAGPRYSLESDAGHRVLVPLLRAYGERLDMLVLSHRDTDHTGGAPAVLAMQPQATLLSSIEATHPLQALRAARRCEAGQRWTWDGVDFEVLHPFDSDYRSFTRPNAVSCVLRIGNGRATALLAGDIERLQEAALVARTPERLRADLLLVPHHGSKTSSSDAFLDAVKPGIALVQAGYRNRFGHPAAEVLARHAARGVRVVDSPRCGAAHWRSEAPVGIGCERERRIRYWQHRIP; via the coding sequence ATGGTCGGTTCGCTGCTCGGTGCGGCGTTGCAGTTGCAGCAGCCGGTGCTGTGGCCGGCATGGCTCTACGCCACCTTGCTGATGCTTGCATTGGCCGGCACGGTGGGGTCCGCGCGGCTCGCACGCTGGGGAGTGCTCATCGCCTTCGCTTGCGGCGCGATGATCGGTGCGGGCCTTGCGGGGTGGCGCGCCACGGCGTATGCGCAAGATGCGTTGAATCCCGCGCTCGAAGGCCACAGCATCGAAGTGACCGGCCTCGTGGCCGATATGCCGCAGCACACCGAATCCGGCACGCGCTTTCGGCTCGACGTCGAATCCGCCCGATGGCCCGGCGCCGCAGACGCCGTGCCGCCGGTCGTGCCTGCTCGCATCGCGCTCGGTTGGTACGCCGAAGACCTGCCCACCGTTCCCCATGCCGGCGATCGCTGGCGCTTCACCGTCCGGCTCAAGGCGCCGCATGGCAACCGCAACCCGCACGGCTTCGATAGCGAACTGTGGATGTGGGAGCAGGGCCTGCATGCCAGCGGCCATGTGCGCACCGGCGCGCGCGACGCGCCGCCCGCGCTGCTCGCCGCCACATGGCGGCGCCCGATCGAACGGTCACGCGAAGCCGTGCGCGACGCGGTGTTCGAGCGTGTGCCCGACCGCGCCCAGGCCGGCGTGATCGCGGCGCTGGTCACCGGCGACCAGGGCGCGATCGACCGCGCCGGCTGGGACGTGTTCCGCGCGACGGGTGTTGCGCATCTCATGTCGATCTCGGGCCTGCACATCACGATGTTCGCGTGGCTCGCCGCGCACTTCGTCGGCTTGCTCTGGCGGCGCAGCACGCGGCTGATGCTGTGCGTGCCCGCCCAACAGGCCGCACTGGTGGGCGGCGTGCTGCTGGCTGCGCTCTATGCGCTCTTCAGCGGCTGGGGTGTGCCCTCGCAGCGCACGGTGTGGATGCTCTGCGCCGTCGCGCTGCTGCGGCTTGCGGGCCGGCGCTGGCCCTGGCCGCATGTGTGGCTGCTCACGGCCACCGTGGTGGTGGCGGCCGATCCGTGGGCGTTGATGCAGGCCGGGTTCTGGCTCAGCTTCGTGGCCGTGGGCGTGCTGTTCGCCAGCGATGCCTCGGTACCGGGTGAGAAGAGGACCGGGCCGAGATTCCGGTTCTGGCAATTCCTTCGCGAGCAGTGGGCCATCACGCTGGCGATCACGCCATTGAGCCTGCTGCTGTTCCAGCAGGTCTCGCTGGTGGGCCTGCTGGCCAATGCCGTCGCGATCCCCTGGGTCACGCTCGTCGTGACGCCGCTCGCGATGCTCGGCGTCGCCGCGCCGCCGCTGTGGGACCTCTGCGCGCTGGCAGTGAAGCTGCTCTCCCTGCTGCTGCAATGGCTGGCGGGCTGGCCGTACGCCACGCTGTCGATGGCGGCGTCGCCATGGTGGATGGCGGCCGCCGGCGTGGCGGGCGGCGCACTGCTCGCCATGCGGTTGCCGTGGTCGCTGCGTGCGCTCGGCCTGCCGCTGCTGCTGCCGGTGCTGCTGTGGCAGGCGCCCCGGCCGGTGCAGGGCGAGTTCGAATTGCTCGGCGCCGACATCGGCCAGGGCAATGCCGTGCTGGTGCGTACTGCGTCGCACAGCCTCCTGTACGACGCCGGTCCGCGCTACAGCCTGGAGAGCGATGCCGGACATCGCGTGCTGGTGCCGCTGCTGCGTGCCTACGGCGAGCGGCTCGACATGCTCGTGCTGAGCCACCGCGACACCGACCACACCGGCGGCGCACCCGCTGTGCTTGCGATGCAGCCGCAGGCCACGCTATTGAGTTCCATCGAGGCGACGCATCCGCTGCAGGCACTTCGCGCGGCGCGGCGTTGCGAAGCGGGGCAACGCTGGACCTGGGATGGCGTCGACTTCGAAGTCCTGCATCCCTTCGACAGCGACTACCGCAGCTTCACCCGGCCCAATGCCGTGTCGTGCGTGCTGCGCATCGGCAACGGCCGCGCCACCGCGCTGCTGGCCGGTGACATCGAGCGCCTGCAGGAGGCCGCGCTGGTCGCGCGCACGCCGGAACGGCTGCGGGCCGACCTGCTGCTGGTGCCTCACCACGGGAGCAAGACCTCGTCGAGCGACGCGTTCCTCGATGCGGTCAAGCCCGGCATCGCGCTGGTGCAGGCCGGCTACCGCAATCGTTTCGGCCACCCGGCCGCCGAGGTGCTCGCACGTCACGCGGCCCGCGGCGTGAGGGTGGTCGACAGCCCGCGCTGCGGCGCAGCGCACTGGCGCAGCGAAGCACCTGTGGGGATCGGCTGCGAGCGCGAGCGCCGCATTCGGTATTGGCAGCATCGCATTCCCTGA